Part of the Lolium rigidum isolate FL_2022 chromosome 6, APGP_CSIRO_Lrig_0.1, whole genome shotgun sequence genome, TTATTTTATTCGGTCTTATGTGCGTATTTTCCTCTTTGGTTAAAGCACAAACGTATGTAACAACGCTTTTAATGGACGTTCCAGACATTACATATTAATAGATATATACTACTCCCTCTCATCCATATTAAGTGCCACTAATTTTGTACCAAGTTGTACCAAGGCTGCTACATTTAATATAGATTTGAGGGAGTAGATCTAAATATGCCACTAAGCTAGCCCTATACATCGACTAGGTAGCTTCATGGATATTCATGGATACAACTTTACACCAAGGATGATCGATACTCCCAACTTTGGTACTTGTCAAGGATGAGTTTTGGATCTCAGTCGTTGGTCGGCCTAGGGACGTACTTTCGGAGCCAGATTTGGCGGTACCTGATGGTGATCTCGACAAGCCTCTGCCTGTTGATCACGAGCATTGTAAAAACTTTAATGTAAGGATAAGACCATGCACACATGCAAGTGTAAAAGAATGGAAAATCATGCGCAAGTAAAGAAGTGCAGTGTACCTGTCGTATATCTTCCACACGCATCTTGATAAAATGTGCAAATGCTAACTTTATCATTATTTTAAGTGGTTTATGAAAGAAAGGGAAGCTAAGGGTCTCTAGCAAACGCCTTATTTTAACTTAAACTTAGAACTTTTACCCAATTTAGTTTTGGAGAGAAAACGAATCGTCATCAAAGGATAATGAGGAGATGATGTGCTATTTTTCTATGCCTTTATGCGAGAAACACACTTAATTAGGCATGTGCATTGAAGGTTTCCAACCACGTGCTACGCCATGAATAGAAGAGGAGGCGAAATGCAACGAGGACGACGAAAACAAGCAACTGGATGGGAAAAGTGAGCATGGCGGAACAATGGCGGGAAGGCGAACAACTAATTATGACAAGCATTTAAATTATGTCTCAATGTGGTTGAATATTGGATAACATGTATATATGAAGGTGGTTATTGCATTTGGTCTTATTGGTGTATTTTCATCTTTGGTTAAAGCACAAACTTATATAAAAACCTTTGTAATATTATTTCTAGGCATCACATATAAATAGATACATACTAGATCCAAAGATCTAATAAGCTAGCCTTGTACAaggactagctagctacatagaTATTTGTCGATACAACTATATAAGAAATAAGAAGGTAGATCGATACTTTCAACCCTCCGGGTACTTGGTAAAGATGAGTTTTGGATCTCAGTCGTCTGTAGGCCTGGGGACGTACTTGCGGAGCCACATCTGACGGTACCCAATGGTGATCTTGACGAGTCTCTGTCCGTTAAGCACGAGCCTCACGAACgcctcactcttgaagatgatgcggCCATACATCGGCGTGTTACCACCTGCTGTCTTCTCCATTAGCACCCTCACAACACAGTCACCCCACTTCCTGAATGCCAATTATAAATATAAGTACGATCCAATACTAGTATATGAGGCATTTTTTCCTATGCAtatataaaatattaaatatatattCGAATGATGTACTTACTGTCTGAAGTATTCGAAGATCTCTTCACGATCGATAGGCATGCCCTTGGAGAAGGTGATGAACATGGAGCGACAGTCCTCCGACACAGCCACCGGCTCACTGCTATACAACGCCATCAGCTCCGGTGGGTTGCCAACAAGCCCAGTCTGGTACCTCATGAGCAACACATGCAGCCGATCATCAAATATGAGCTTGCCAACACCGTCGAGGATATCAGCCACTCCCCTCACAACGAGGTCTTGGTGGAAGGCAAAGAAGCGTGGGTCGACATTGCCATCCTGGCAGAGCGCAGATATGAGCGGGATGGCGGGGACCATGGGCTCCTGATGGCGGAGGCAGTCGAGGATGCCGTTGGCCTCGGCGGCGACAGTGGCGACAGCGGTGGGGCTGATGCTGGGTACGTGGTGGATGGCGGAGACGGTGCCCTGGTCCAGCCAAACCAGCAGAGCTACCGCGTTCTTGGCCTGCTCCGGGTTGCCGCAGATGGATACGAACCGCTCGTACGCTTGTCGTGCCACGCTGTACATGTACAACACCTCGCGCACAGTCATACTACCCGCCATTGCTGATTGCAAGGGAAGCTAGAGAGCTCTCTATGGAAGGAGAAGAAGGCCGGCCAAGGAGGAAGCTACAGAGCTGATGGATGAAtggccggcggtggaggtggtaTTTGAAGCTGCTCCGATCCACCGACGCGTCTCTGGTAGTTAATTAGGTGCCGAAAATGGAAACCCAGCGCGGGAAGCAGCTGCGAGAAATTGTTTCAAACCAATTTGGTTTTACATCCTAAATTAGTAGCGACATGCAGGTAACCTCCAAGCGGAAAAAATATATGTACGCTACTAGACAATGGATATGGATTCATAGGTATGTAATACAGGTATCCTACTATAGTTTTATGGCGAATTTTCTTTTGTGGTGCTAAAGTATACCTTTGGTACCAATCAATTCTTTTGTACTCGTGATTATATTGTTTTTGGTACTATTTAATACCGGGATTGGCATGGAAAactcatatgtgttcatatgtgcCTTGCGTATACATCAGTTTTTGGTACTAATTAATACCGGGTTTAACAGCCACACACTTCCGCCTGCTACATTCCCCCTCCTCGACCGCTCACCTCGTTCATCCTTCCTCCATTGTTCATCTTGACGGTGCAACACTTGTTAGGCCCTAAGCCCTTTGTCTCAACACGTGCTCCCTATATTTTTCTATTTTATATACATATATAGAACCCGTCATGTTTTCATATCTAATTGTGAATCCGGACACAAATGAATTTCCAATTTTAAAGTTGTCACCTCTAAATTATATAACGTACACGCCCACATCACCCACTCTGACCGTAGTTCACTTACTTGCCGCCCTACACCCTCTCTCCCTTGACCCACAATCCTTTATCGTCACTAGCACAAGCATCAAGTAGGAACACCGCCATAATATCGCCTCGTTAAGCTTGTTAGTACGGAGCATATCTAGCATTTTCTACAGGAGTAGCACATCTAACTAATGCTCCCTCCTTGTATTAATATAAGATATTTTAGGTATTTTTAAAATAGATTAGATACAAATTAAAGTAAGTGAACCTACatattaaaaattaaatagatacaaactaaaataaGTGAACAAAAAAATTTAAACATCTTACATACCCAAACAGAAAGAGTAGATTTGAGAATTCAAAACCGCCCAGATCTCAAAGGCACAACCCAACATGTATGCACGATATGTTATGCATGGTTTATTTTGCTAGCAAAATAAGGATTTAGCTAACACAAAAATAAGGATTTTTCTAACAAAAAAATAAGGATTTAGCTAGCAAAATAAACTATGCATAACACATCGTGTATGTATGCACAACACCACCCCAGACCCCACCCAAACAATTCCCCCAAAAGGCCTTTTGGGCCGCATACCAAAATTTGGGCTCCTGCCGACGCATTTTGCTTCATGTAAAATGCAACTCCACTGCTGAAAATGAATGATACTCTCGGTCCTTCTCGACCGCCCCCTGTTAAAAAAATCCTGAAGAATAGCGTCTAACCAGGGAGTAGAAGAACTGAAACCTCCGACACTGAGAACATGAAACTTCAAAAAGATGATGAATAGGAAACAGCCTGTAACACACGAGGATGAAGATTTAAAAACTGCTCTGAAATCGAAAATTAGCATTCCACTGATCACTGAATTATGCACATTCTATCCACAAGTGTTTTCTACATTTTACATTCACCGTGTACTGTGGACAGCAACTTTAGCCTCCGTATTAATTTACATTTGAAGGCTCAAGTCGAATCGCCATGATGTTCAAAGCTCAAGAGACCCGCCTGCACGAAATGTTTCTGGCCATCCGTTCCCACCAACTGCTGTGAAACCGATGTAGTCAAGAGTTTTGGTCTACTACCAGTTTCATGTAATTGTTGCTGTGCGGCCACCTCAGACTGAACAGCCCAGGATCAGCCTACATCATACCTATATGCGTGTCATTTCAACGccccttgtttcatcttgctctcGAACTTGTAGTCATGCTGGCCTGCGAGCCGCTGGAGCTGGTCGTACCCAGAGAGAACTCCAGCTCCGGCCATTCCTGAGAGGATATTTGCACCAACCCCTCGAAACAGCGTGAAGAACCCTTCTGTGGCAACTATGTGTTTTACGGCATGGAAGGCGTTCCTGTATTTGAACGGTTGCAATGATGTCAACATCATTCTTCGTCGGAGTGTGTCGAATGGATAGGCGCAAGCCCCAGAGAATGTAGTTATTGACCATCCCAAGGCgaaactggccaggaaatttcccTGCAAATGTATCCAACAGAAAAGTAAttcagtgtgtgtgtgtgtgtgtgtgtcaacTTGATTCCGTGCGCAAGAACATCATATATGCAACAAGAGTGAATTAAGTGTTACCTCCAGCGGGCCTACTAGGACGAGGGGCTTCATGGTGTCATAGATGCCAAAATAGAGACcccggtatagagtgataccaacAATAGACACGCTGAAGCCTCGGTACAGTCCAGGAATACCATCAGTTTTGAGTGTCTTCCTGTAGACATCTAGCAACCCCCTGAACTGACGCTTGTTTTGTCGAGATTCAATTGCGTCAGTAGCTAGCCGTGTCCGTGCATAGTCCAGATGGTATAGCAGTGACGACGTTGTAGCTCCTGCAGCACTGCCGCATGCTACATTTCCAGCTAGCCATTTCCACTTCCCGTCCTTCTCCTTGTCATAGCCGAAGAGACTCTTGAAGTAGCCTTTGAACGCAAAGTTACAAGCCTGCACAGGAAGTGCACGAGTGAGGCATCAttattccattttctgaaatgtaGAGGTTTTTCAGGGCAAAATTGTTTTTCTCATTTTAAAGAAGGGTACATACATCAATACATGTACAGAGGGTCATGTTTGGTAGTTCAGCATGAAAAGGAATGTGGTTCTCATTCTTAGCTATAATAAAGCACCTGCAGAACATACACAACAGCAGCAGCGTAAGTTTCTTCTACAATACCAAACTATACGCACAGTAGCTACTTTCCTAATTCCACTTTATACAGCGCCCATCAGAATCAATGATGAAAAACATGGCTATTTAGAACTATAGTAAGCGGCTGTAAAATCATGGCTACAGAACTATGGTAAATAGTGGTAAGTCAGCAGCATCACCATGGTTTTTTTATATTGCCACCAAAAACGAGCAGTCGACCAATTCTTATTCTGTTCAAGACACAAGATCTCAGTTTTTTTCTTGTAAAGCTACCAGGAACTCTTTCACACCTAACCAATCAGACTGTAAGCCATTCCTGCTCCCAGTACTAGGTATAAAATTAGAATTGGCCAAAAGGTGGGGACATTATATTCTGTAGAGAGAAAAAAGATCTCGTGAAGTGTTGCAAGCAACATCGATTTTTTTCATACCCAGAGTTGCAAGCAATATCGATTTTTTTCATACCGCAAAGTTACAGGCCTACACAGCAAATGCGCAAATGAGCCTTCGTTCCTCTTTTAAACTGCAAAGTTTTTTCATGACAGTAAAGTGTTGACTCAATTCAAATAATTAAGAGGACGTGCAATGAGGGTCATGTACTCATGTTTGATGGTTGAACGCGAAACAGAATGCAGGTCTCGCTCTTAGCTATTACACAGAACCTTCAAAAAATGATTGCAACAGCAGAAGCATAAGTCTCTTCTGCAAAAGCGAACTATCTGCACACTAGGTATTTTCCTAATTCCACTCTATACAGTATACAGTACCCATGAGAATCGATCAGGAGTATGGCTATAGACATTCAGTAACGGTAGTGCATATACCAGTAAGTCGCCCATATATGGTTCGGCTGCATAACCATTATCAGAGTACACCCTGTGTGACCATGAACCCTTGATATTCCTCTAACATCTACGCATTCCAGAAAGTCTGTGCCTCTGAAGCGCGGTGTATGCATTGTTGATGTGAATGCGGGATCTTGATTATTCATATTGAGAGGGGTGGCAATATTTTGTGTGTGTCATCTCTGCATTTTTTGATAAATCTGGTAGGAACTCTTTCACACCCAACCGATCGATTGTAATCCATTATTACTGGTTTCTAGTGCTAGATATAAAATTAGAATAGGCCAAGAGGAAggggacaatgtatcttgtggcgTGAAAAGATGCGAGCCacttattattttgtttttttaacgAAGCAGGGTTCTGAGGCCACAAAAATTATTTGTGGGTGGAGAGAATCAGCAGATAACCCCCACTCAATCAGCCCACGGGCATCATTATGCTGCTGCACTCACTAAATCTACCGAAGCCTGTCTGATTGTCTGCACTAAATCTAGTCCAGTTCAGACACCGATCAATCGCTTGCCAGAGCAGCTGATGCAACCAATCGAGAATGCAGAACGAAAGATGGATGGATAAAACCAACAAAGGAGGTACTATCGGGTAGGCAGCGAGACCTGCGTTGGGAAGTATCGGATGACGTTGGCCTGGTTCCCGcgccagagcgcggcggcgccctcctcgcggAGCACGCGCGCGAAGGCGTCGACGATGCCCGCGTAGGGGCGCGTGAGGCTCCCGCGGCGCAGCATCTCCGCCTGGTTCTGCAGCAGCAGCTTCACGCGCTCCACCGGCGCCGCCCCCGTCTTGGCCAccacggccgccgcgccgcccatcgCGAagtccgccgccgccctcctcgccgTGCGccgctgctggtggtggtggtgctcgtcCCCGGCGCTcgtgccggccgccgccgccgcagcgccCATTGGCGGCGGTGGTGCGAGCGCTAGTGGGAGAGTTGgtggcgtggcgtggcgtggGAGGGGAGAGGAGTGGGGCAGGATGTGGTCTCTTGTCTTTGTCTCTCAGCTCGATCGGTGGAGAGACGGAGACGAGGACGATAGATGTTTGTTTGCTGTGGCCCAGCCGAAATCTGGCCTGTTTGACTGACAAATCTGTTCAGCTTGTTGAGATTGCACAATTTTttggatatactccctccgtccctttTTAATTAACTTGGGGGAGAAAAACGTTTCACAAATGTCATTTTACAGTCCAGTCCTGCATATTTCAAAACATAACAAAAAAATACTCTCAGATCTGATCGGTCAGTCCCGGATCCATTCGCCGTCCAGACggaatcgatcgatcgatcgtcaCCTGGAGCGGCAGCTCCACCACGCGCTGGAGCTGGAATCGATCCGTCAGCTCCACCACGCGCTGGAGCTGGAATCGATCCGTCGGCTCCACCACGCGCGGCAGCTCCACCACGCGCTGGAGCTGGAATCGATCCGTCGGCTggaatcgatcgatcgatcgttaGCCTCCGGCGCCATGCTCTCCACGCCTGGCTGGAGCGGCGGCTCCGCCACGCACATATGCACGGTTCTCCTCGCCCGGCTCTGCTCGGCAGCGCTGCGGAGCGGCGGCTCCACCGGGCGCCTCCGCCTAGTTCTCCTCGGCCACCTCCTGCTAGGCAGCTGCGCTGCGGCGCGGCACCGCCACCCGCCTCCGCTCGCTTCTCCTCGGCCCCTCTCCGCTCGACGGCCTCCACTCGCTTCTCCTCGGGCCCCTCCCTGCTCGGCAGCTGCCGGAGCGACAGCTCCGccacccgcctccgcctcctcctcgtcgacacCCTCCTGGAGAACCGCTTGCCTCAAATtggctccgccgcccgcctccccttaTTCAAGCTCGCCAGCCTCCAGTTCGCCACACTTCTCGCCACGCTCCTTCATCTGGCAGCGGCAGCCGCAGCTCGTCTTGCGGCAGCGGCAGCTCGTCTTCATCTGGCAGCGGCAGCTCGTCTTCATCCAGCAGCGCCAGCTCATCTTCATCCGGCAGTGGCAGCTCATCTTCATCCAGCAGTGGCAGCTCGTCAAGGTTATATTCTGATCATTGCAAGTGCCACATGGTTACCAATTCAAATCTTGTAAAGAAATTTTGTACCGGTACAAAACATATTGCTCACCGTAGTGTAAAGTTGTGTGTATAACTCATGCAAATTATCAAAGACACTCATGCATTGTTCAGGTTGATTTCAGAAATTTACAAATAACCTACTCAGACAGTTGAGATCATTAAAGCACACCAACCATAAAATTTGTAGAGTCTGTTTGCAACTGCAAGTTACAGTACTGGTGCTTCAATTCTATCGACGATAGCCAAACATATTTTGTTAATCGACAGCAGCCGATAGATCTTCACAACTGCACATTCAGAGATCATAAAGTTGTGCGATCAGTATCATGATAACTCTATTTAAACAGATCACAACAGATAGATCTTCATGACAGTAAACAAACCACATCTGGTATATACTCAAATAATCATGACTTTTAACTGTATCTAGATACTGTATAATACAACATCAAATAATCATGACTCTGTTTGAACAAATCACCACAGACAGACCTTCTAATTTTATATCTAAACAGATCGCAGTCGATATATCATCATAAGTGTACCTAACACTAAAAGTATCAGCTATCCCGTTTAAGTGAATGATCAAACAGatctcaatacaaatttgcaAACGACTAGCCatcaaacactacaagaaaagttgccatggccgacgaagttgaagtcgcgccgtggttgctggtgtaccatggccgacgatttttggtctgtccgttgtgcatgtcaaaacgttttttttctcgtttttgaggccacctagcccgacgaaaacggccaaaacgtggcgtatggtgtcccgggacgtggtgcatctcgaattcttgggttcgccggccgagtcaacgcaaatccgcaccgccgagggatgtagggcccagatggcagcctctctgtcattgttttttttctcgatcgcgccatctcgttcaacgctctccgatcgagccgtttacgatgcaggatcatgggtcccgcatgtcattctctatgaaccaaaattctttctattcttgaattttttttgaccccctgatttctggctacttcctttttcttttgatccattgccgccttggaaacgttgagaccgctgctgctaattgggacccgcatgtcatcctctatgagcaattaactttcttttcttggagttttttttggcacctcaaatttggtcacttgcctttttctttcgattccctgccgcctctcaaacggtgataccgctggctaaatgggacccgcatgtcatcctctatgtactataaaactttcttttcttggattttttttggcacctcatatttggtcacttacctttttctttcgatcccctgccgcctctcaaacggtgagaccgctcgttgctaaatgggacccgcatgtcatcctctatgtactataaaactttcttttcttggagtttttttggcacctcatatttggtcacttgccttttttctttcgatcccctgcagccctcaaacggtgataccgctgctgctaaatgggacccgcatgtcatcctctatgtacaatcaagtttcttttcttgaattatttttggctcctgatatttggtcacttgcctttttctttcgatctcatgccacgttgaggaccactgcgggctcatgggacccgcatgtcatcctctatgtactataaaactttcttttcttggattctttttggcacctcatatttggtcacttgcctttttctttcgatccctgccgcttctcaaacggtgataccgctgcttgctaattgggacccgcatgtcatcctctatgtacaatcggatttcttttcttgaattatttttggctcctcatatttggtcacttgcctttttctttcgatctcatgccacgtttgaaacgttgaggaccctcgttggctcatgggacccgcatgtcatcttctatgtgctataaaagtttattttcttgggttttttttcaccctctgatttttggctatttcctttttcttttgatcccctgccgccatggaaacgttgagtaagctgctgactcatgggacccgcatgtcatcctctatgtacaatcaactttctttttcttttgatctcaagccgcattttaaacgttgagaccgctgctgctaattgggacccgcatgtcatcctctatgtacaataaagtttttttcttggattatctttggctcctgatattttgtcacttgcctttttctttcgatctcatgccgcctttgaaacattgagtaagctgctggctcatgggtcccgcatgtcatcctctacgaacaataaaagtttcctttctaggagttatttttgacccctaatttctggctatttgccttcttcttttgatctcctgccccctttgaaacgatgaggacgctgttggtaggtcggtcccacatgtcatcctctgtgaacaataaaagtttcctttgatggatttattttgaacccctaattaatttccggatatttccttttttttcctttgatcccctgccgccttggaatcgttgaggatgctgctgcctcatgggtcccgcatgtcatcctctcagaacggtaaatgtttcttttcttggattttgtttaccaaatgatttttggcttatattTTATTTCGATCTTCtgtcgcctttaaaacgttgaggacgctgctggctcacgggtcccacatgtcagcctctatgaacaataaacgctgaggatgctgctgcctcatgggtcccgcatgtcatcctcttagaacgaaatgtttcttttcttggattttttaccaacatatgtttggtttattttttctttccatcccctgccgcctttaaaacgttgacgacgctgctggctcatgggtccccgatgtcagcctctccgtacaagaaacatgtgatatcttgattattttgcagacaataaacagtgtattacgctctgatacgtctccgacgtatcgataatttcttatgttccatgccacattattgatgatatctacatgttttatacacattatatgtcattattatgcgttttccggaactaacctattgacgagatgccgaagggccggttctcgttttctgctgtttttggttccggaaatcctagtaaagaaatattctcggaattggacgaaatcaacgcccggggtcctatttttccacgaagcttccggaagtccgaaggggaaacgaagtggggccacgaggtggggacacggtagggcggcgcggcccaagccccggccgcgccggcctagtgtgtggccccaccgggactccaccgaccttgcccttccgcctacttaaagcctccgtcgcgaaaaccctatgacgttcgacgaacccggagaaaaccttcccgagccgccgccatcgcgaagccaagatgcggggacgaggagtctccgttccggcacgccgccgggacggggaagtgccccggaaggctcctccatcgacaccaccgccatcttcatcaacgctgcttgtctcccatgaggagggagtagttctccatcgaggctcggggctgtaccagtagctatgtggttaatctctctcctatgtgcttctatacaataatctcatgagctgccttacatgattgagattcatatgatgatgcttgtaatctagatgtcattatgctagtcaagtggattttacttatgtgatctccggagactccttgtccaacgtgtgtaaaggtgacgagtgtgtgcaccgtgtgggtctcttaggctatatttcacagaatacttattcgcttgttatgaatggcatagtgaagtgattatttatatctctttatgattgcaatgtgttttgtatcacaatttatactgtgtgctactctagtgatgttattaaagtagtttattcctcct contains:
- the LOC124660779 gene encoding ADP,ATP carrier protein ER-ANT1-like isoform X1 — translated: MGGAAAVVAKTGAAPVERVKLLLQNQAEMLRRGSLTRPYAGIVDAFARVLREEGAAALWRGNQANVIRYFPTQACNFAFKGYFKSLFGYDKEKDGKWKWLAGNVACGSAAGATTSSLLYHLDYARTRLATDAIESRQNKRQFRGLLDVYRKTLKTDGIPGLYRGFSVSIVGITLYRGLYFGIYDTMKPLVLVGPLEGNFLASFALGWSITTFSGACAYPFDTLRRRMMLTSLQPFKYRNAFHAVKHIVATEGFFTLFRGVGANILSGMAGAGVLSGYDQLQRLAGQHDYKFESKMKQGALK
- the LOC124660779 gene encoding ADP,ATP carrier protein ER-ANT1-like isoform X2, translated to MFCRCFIIAKNENHIPFHAELPNMTLCTCIDACNFAFKGYFKSLFGYDKEKDGKWKWLAGNVACGSAAGATTSSLLYHLDYARTRLATDAIESRQNKRQFRGLLDVYRKTLKTDGIPGLYRGFSVSIVGITLYRGLYFGIYDTMKPLVLVGPLEGNFLASFALGWSITTFSGACAYPFDTLRRRMMLTSLQPFKYRNAFHAVKHIVATEGFFTLFRGVGANILSGMAGAGVLSGYDQLQRLAGQHDYKFESKMKQGALK